A window of the Streptomyces griseochromogenes genome harbors these coding sequences:
- a CDS encoding inositol monophosphatase family protein, with product MPIINGESDAHLALRAAQAGADVVRDMYGGSLARIEKSAGDFATAADLAAEKTIVDLLRAARPEDAVTGEESGSTGTEAARRRWLVDPLCGTLNYAVRNMLVGVNVALRVGDEITAAATADPFSGEVFWTDGHRARVRLDGTDEELTPSADSALVDVNLDPPFPNAPGFQAARLLADPRFVQRFRPRVVSTTLAVAWVAAGRRAAYVTDGDLRDSVHFSAGIALCRAAGCTVTGIDGRPLHTGAGGLIVAADKETHAALLTMAEDRAGQRA from the coding sequence ATGCCGATCATCAACGGGGAGTCCGACGCCCACCTGGCCCTCAGGGCCGCGCAGGCGGGCGCGGACGTGGTGCGCGACATGTACGGGGGATCGCTCGCCCGCATCGAGAAGTCCGCCGGTGACTTCGCGACGGCGGCCGACCTCGCGGCCGAGAAGACCATCGTCGACCTGCTGCGCGCGGCGCGGCCCGAGGATGCCGTGACCGGGGAGGAGAGCGGCAGCACCGGCACCGAGGCGGCGCGGCGCCGCTGGCTGGTCGACCCGCTGTGCGGCACCCTCAACTACGCGGTACGGAACATGCTGGTGGGGGTGAACGTGGCCCTGCGGGTGGGCGACGAGATCACGGCGGCCGCGACGGCCGACCCGTTCAGCGGCGAGGTGTTCTGGACCGACGGGCACCGGGCCCGGGTCCGGCTGGACGGCACGGACGAGGAGCTGACGCCGTCGGCGGACTCCGCGCTGGTGGACGTCAACCTCGACCCGCCCTTCCCCAACGCCCCCGGCTTCCAGGCCGCCCGGCTGCTGGCGGACCCGCGGTTCGTACAGCGGTTCCGGCCCCGGGTGGTCTCCACGACCCTCGCGGTCGCCTGGGTGGCCGCCGGCCGCCGGGCCGCGTACGTCACCGACGGCGATCTGCGCGACAGCGTTCACTTCTCGGCGGGGATCGCCCTGTGCCGGGCCGCAGGCTGCACGGTGACCGGCATCGACGGCCGGCCGCTGCACACCGGTGCGGGCGGGCTGATCGTCGCCGCCGACAAGGAGACCCACGCCGCGCTGCTGACGATGGCCGAGGACCGAGCCGGTCAGCGGGCTTAG
- a CDS encoding acyltransferase family protein, giving the protein MTTATTRANRTPPARTGTANGSGRSSPPTALPSLPSLTGLRWMAALLVFGLHVNNFGYFTGGAGSIVFWAFGAGATGVSFFFVLSGFVLTWSARPRDRALAFWRRRIARVYPVHLVTLAVALLMTYTLAHQGNPTPKQTLANALLLHSWWHPWWQTLNPVSWSLACEAFFYASFPLLILLLRRLGARGSIALGGLSVAAVVVLAWADAHHWLDQPVYSFPAARLPEFVLGAVTARLVLLGRWRGPGLEASLALAIMGYFFVPQVTPGFSATACTLAGFTLLIPAAAVADLQGLPSLWRHRRLVRLGELSFAFYMIHLLVLRAGTNLLGTKPHFGVLTGVGVTAVVFGLSLGLSWLLYEAVERPARRLLLRRRRAGDGSASRLESLPSSREAAAPARD; this is encoded by the coding sequence ATGACCACGGCGACGACCCGGGCGAACCGGACGCCGCCCGCACGAACAGGCACGGCCAACGGTTCCGGACGGTCCTCCCCGCCCACCGCGCTGCCCTCCCTGCCGTCCCTCACCGGGCTCCGGTGGATGGCTGCCCTGCTGGTGTTCGGACTGCACGTCAACAACTTCGGCTACTTCACCGGCGGCGCCGGCAGCATCGTGTTCTGGGCGTTCGGGGCTGGTGCCACGGGAGTGTCGTTCTTCTTCGTGCTGTCCGGTTTTGTGCTGACCTGGTCCGCGCGGCCACGTGACCGCGCGCTCGCCTTCTGGCGCCGGCGCATCGCGCGGGTCTACCCGGTACACCTGGTCACCCTGGCCGTGGCGCTCCTGATGACGTACACGCTCGCCCATCAGGGGAACCCGACGCCCAAGCAGACCCTGGCCAACGCCCTGCTGCTGCACTCCTGGTGGCACCCCTGGTGGCAGACGCTGAACCCGGTCAGCTGGTCGCTGGCCTGCGAGGCGTTCTTCTACGCCTCCTTCCCGCTGCTGATCCTGCTGCTGCGCCGGCTCGGCGCCCGCGGCTCCATCGCGCTGGGCGGCCTCTCGGTCGCGGCGGTGGTGGTGCTGGCCTGGGCCGACGCCCATCACTGGCTGGACCAGCCGGTCTACTCCTTCCCCGCCGCCCGCCTCCCCGAGTTCGTCCTCGGCGCCGTCACCGCACGGCTGGTGCTGCTCGGCCGGTGGCGTGGGCCGGGGCTGGAGGCGTCGCTGGCCCTGGCGATCATGGGCTACTTCTTCGTCCCGCAGGTCACGCCCGGATTCTCCGCCACGGCCTGCACTCTCGCCGGGTTCACTCTGCTCATCCCGGCGGCGGCCGTCGCGGATCTGCAGGGGCTGCCGTCCCTGTGGCGGCATCGGCGGCTCGTACGCCTGGGTGAACTGTCGTTCGCCTTCTACATGATCCATCTGCTGGTCCTGCGCGCGGGCACGAACCTGCTGGGCACCAAGCCGCACTTCGGCGTCCTCACGGGCGTGGGGGTCACCGCCGTCGTCTTCGGTCTGTCCCTGGGGCTGTCCTGGCTCCTGTACGAGGCGGTGGAACGCCCGGCCAGACGACTGCTGCTCCGGCGCCGGCGGGCCGGCGACGGGTCGGCCTCCCGGCTGGAGTCCTTGCCCTCCAGCCGGGAGGCCGCGGCCCCGGCGCGCGACTGA
- a CDS encoding abortive phage infection protein — MQKFHDRTQNTDRTHRDSEGVNRAQFLAGLASAALLPAGTARAARRWHGLRHRGVVYTVGAGETPATGFRPARMRRDIRAIRDELHADTVDVTGDGVERLTATAAEAAERGLHVWLQPTLGDVPERDILEHLAETGRFAERLRRQGASVDFSVGCEFWLYVPGIVPGDTVMERVQNLLDGKVDPVRMQRRLDRFTAEAAAVGRSVFRGRLGYAAAQDDHVDWRLFDIVGIDYYSCFPRRADHVRELRRYLRWGKPLAITEFGTCAYVGAPETAGMGWNIVDHDKHPEEIKGDPVRSERTQADYLVQLLDVFSSMGLYAAMAYEFVTPDAPHRPGDPRHDLDLACYAITRTIEDRPFDPASRRHWEPKEAFHALARRYARDARRG; from the coding sequence ATGCAGAAGTTTCATGATCGTACACAGAATACCGACAGGACCCACCGCGACAGCGAAGGGGTCAACCGCGCCCAGTTCCTGGCCGGATTGGCGTCCGCCGCGCTGCTGCCGGCGGGCACGGCCCGGGCGGCGCGGCGGTGGCACGGACTGCGCCACCGAGGCGTGGTCTACACCGTCGGCGCGGGCGAGACGCCGGCCACCGGCTTCCGGCCGGCCCGGATGCGCAGGGACATCCGCGCCATCCGCGACGAACTGCACGCCGACACCGTGGACGTCACCGGCGACGGCGTGGAGCGGCTGACGGCCACCGCCGCCGAGGCCGCGGAGCGGGGCCTGCACGTCTGGCTCCAGCCGACGCTCGGTGACGTCCCCGAACGGGACATCCTGGAGCACCTCGCCGAGACCGGCCGCTTCGCCGAACGGCTGCGCCGGCAGGGTGCGAGCGTCGACTTCAGCGTGGGCTGCGAGTTCTGGCTGTACGTGCCGGGCATCGTCCCGGGCGACACGGTGATGGAACGTGTGCAGAACCTGCTGGACGGCAAGGTCGACCCCGTCAGGATGCAGCGCCGCCTGGACCGCTTCACGGCCGAGGCGGCCGCCGTGGGCCGCTCCGTCTTCCGCGGCCGGCTCGGCTACGCGGCCGCCCAGGACGACCACGTCGACTGGCGGCTCTTCGACATCGTCGGCATCGACTACTACTCGTGCTTCCCCCGCCGCGCCGACCACGTGCGAGAGCTGCGCCGGTACCTGCGCTGGGGCAAGCCGCTGGCGATCACCGAGTTCGGCACCTGCGCCTACGTCGGCGCCCCCGAGACCGCCGGCATGGGCTGGAACATCGTCGACCACGACAAGCACCCCGAAGAGATCAAGGGCGACCCGGTCCGCAGCGAACGCACTCAGGCCGATTACCTCGTGCAACTCCTCGACGTCTTCTCCTCGATGGGCCTGTACGCGGCGATGGCGTACGAGTTCGTGACCCCCGACGCCCCGCACCGCCCCGGCGATCCCCGCCACGACCTCGACCTGGCGTGCTACGCGATCACCAGGACCATCGAGGACCGCCCCTTCGACCCCGCCTCCCGTCGGCACTGGGAGCCCAAGGAGGCCTTTCACGCCCTGGCCCGGCGGTACGCACGGGACGCGCGCCGCGGCTGA
- a CDS encoding Fur family transcriptional regulator: MSASPTPTTAEELRGVGLRVTAARVALLETVRHGDHLDVETIASGVRDRVGHISVQAVYEALHALTAAGLVRRIEPPGSPARFEGRVGDNHHHLVCRSCGVVVDVDCAVGHAPCLTAADDRGFAIDEAEVIYWGLCPVCSSAATAAP; this comes from the coding sequence ATGAGCGCATCCCCGACTCCGACCACCGCCGAGGAGCTGCGCGGGGTCGGCCTGCGGGTGACGGCCGCCCGTGTCGCGCTGCTCGAGACCGTCCGCCACGGTGATCATCTCGATGTCGAGACGATCGCCTCCGGCGTACGCGACCGCGTGGGCCACATCTCCGTCCAGGCCGTCTACGAAGCGCTCCACGCACTCACCGCGGCCGGACTCGTACGCCGAATCGAGCCGCCGGGCAGTCCGGCCCGGTTCGAGGGACGCGTCGGGGACAACCACCACCATCTCGTGTGCCGGTCGTGCGGCGTCGTCGTCGACGTCGACTGCGCGGTCGGTCACGCGCCCTGTCTGACCGCGGCCGACGACCGTGGCTTCGCGATCGACGAGGCCGAGGTCATCTACTGGGGCCTGTGCCCCGTCTGTTCCAGCGCCGCTACCGCAGCACCGTGA
- the katG gene encoding catalase/peroxidase HPI, with the protein MSENTPAEAKCPVAHDRAAHPTQGGGNRQWWPERLNLKILATNPAVTNPLGEEFDYAEAFKALDLAAVKQDIAEVLTTSQDWWPADFGNYGPLMIRMAWHSAGTYRISDGRGGAGAGQQRFAPLNSWPDNGNLDKARRLLWPVKKKYGQNISWADLMILAGNVALEEMGFQTFGFGGGREDVWEAEEDVYWGPENVWLDDKRYTGDRELENPLGAVQMGLIYVNPEGPNGNPDPIAAARDIRETFRRMAMNDEETVALIAGGHTFGKTHGAGPAENVGPEPEAAPIEAQGLGWASTHGSGKGGDAITSGLEVTWTATPTQWSNGFFRNLFEYEYELTESPAGAKQWVAKNAEAIIPDAHDASKKHLPTMLTTDLSLRFDPVYEPISRRFYENPAEFADAFARAWYKLTHRDMGPKSLYLGAEVPQETLLWQDPLPQAEGETVDAADIASLKAELLGSGLTVSQLVSTAWASASTFRGSDRRGGANGARIRLEPQRGWEANDPDQLRHVLSVLEGIQREFNSGAKKVSLADLIVLGGAAGIEKAAKDAGFDVEVPFTPGRVDATEEHTDAESFAALEPAWDGFRNYVGKGTRLPAEYLLLDKANLLTLSAPEMTVLVGGLRVLGANSGESKHGVLTDKPGTLTNDFFVNLLDMGTTWKSTSEDQHTFEGRDAATGELKWTGTRADLVFGSNSELRALAEVYASDDAKKKFVNDFVAAWVKVSDLDRFDLV; encoded by the coding sequence ATGTCTGAGAACACCCCTGCCGAGGCGAAGTGCCCGGTCGCACACGACCGTGCCGCGCATCCGACCCAGGGCGGCGGGAACCGCCAGTGGTGGCCGGAGCGGCTGAACCTGAAGATCCTTGCCACGAACCCGGCCGTGACGAACCCGCTCGGTGAGGAGTTCGACTACGCCGAGGCGTTCAAGGCGCTCGACCTGGCCGCCGTGAAGCAGGACATCGCCGAGGTGCTGACCACCTCGCAGGACTGGTGGCCGGCCGACTTCGGGAACTACGGCCCGCTGATGATCCGTATGGCCTGGCACAGCGCCGGCACCTACCGCATCAGCGACGGCCGCGGCGGCGCCGGCGCCGGCCAGCAGCGCTTCGCCCCGCTCAACAGCTGGCCGGACAACGGCAACCTCGACAAGGCCCGCCGTCTGCTGTGGCCGGTGAAGAAGAAGTACGGCCAGAACATCTCCTGGGCCGACCTGATGATCCTCGCGGGCAACGTGGCGCTGGAGGAGATGGGCTTCCAGACCTTCGGCTTCGGCGGCGGCCGCGAGGACGTGTGGGAGGCCGAGGAGGACGTCTACTGGGGTCCCGAGAACGTCTGGCTCGACGACAAGCGCTACACCGGCGACCGCGAGCTGGAGAACCCGCTCGGCGCCGTCCAGATGGGTCTCATCTACGTCAACCCGGAGGGCCCGAACGGCAACCCGGACCCGATCGCCGCGGCCCGCGACATCCGTGAGACCTTCCGCCGCATGGCGATGAACGACGAGGAGACCGTCGCCCTCATCGCCGGTGGCCACACCTTCGGCAAGACCCACGGCGCCGGCCCGGCGGAGAACGTCGGCCCCGAGCCCGAGGCCGCCCCGATCGAGGCGCAGGGCCTCGGCTGGGCCAGCACCCACGGCTCCGGCAAGGGCGGTGACGCCATCACCTCCGGCCTCGAGGTCACCTGGACCGCCACGCCCACCCAGTGGAGCAACGGCTTCTTCAGGAACCTGTTCGAGTACGAGTACGAGCTGACCGAGTCCCCGGCCGGCGCCAAGCAGTGGGTGGCCAAGAACGCCGAGGCCATCATCCCCGACGCGCACGACGCGTCGAAGAAGCACCTCCCGACGATGCTCACCACCGACCTGTCGCTGCGCTTCGACCCGGTCTACGAGCCGATCTCGCGCCGCTTCTACGAGAACCCGGCCGAGTTCGCCGACGCCTTCGCCCGCGCCTGGTACAAGCTGACCCACCGTGACATGGGCCCGAAGTCGCTGTACCTCGGTGCCGAGGTCCCGCAGGAGACCCTGCTGTGGCAGGACCCGCTGCCGCAGGCCGAGGGCGAGACCGTCGACGCCGCCGACATCGCGTCCCTGAAGGCCGAGCTGCTCGGCTCCGGCCTGACCGTCTCGCAGCTGGTGTCCACCGCGTGGGCGTCCGCCTCCACCTTCCGCGGCAGCGACAGGCGCGGCGGTGCCAACGGCGCCCGGATCCGCCTGGAGCCGCAGCGCGGCTGGGAGGCCAACGACCCCGACCAGCTGCGTCACGTGCTGAGCGTCCTGGAGGGCATCCAGCGGGAGTTCAACTCCGGCGCCAAGAAGGTCTCCCTGGCCGACCTGATCGTCCTCGGCGGTGCCGCCGGGATCGAGAAGGCCGCCAAGGACGCCGGCTTCGACGTGGAGGTCCCCTTCACGCCGGGCCGCGTGGACGCGACCGAGGAGCACACGGACGCCGAGTCGTTCGCGGCGCTGGAGCCGGCCTGGGACGGCTTCCGCAACTACGTCGGCAAGGGCACCCGCCTGCCGGCCGAGTACCTGCTGCTCGACAAGGCGAACCTGCTCACCCTGAGCGCCCCCGAGATGACGGTCCTCGTCGGCGGCCTGCGCGTCCTGGGCGCCAACTCCGGCGAGTCCAAGCACGGCGTCCTCACCGACAAGCCGGGCACGCTGACCAACGACTTCTTCGTCAACCTGCTCGACATGGGCACGACCTGGAAGTCCACCTCCGAGGACCAGCACACCTTCGAGGGCCGCGACGCCGCCACGGGCGAGCTGAAGTGGACCGGCACCCGTGCCGACCTCGTCTTCGGCTCCAACTCCGAGCTGCGTGCGCTCGCCGAGGTCTACGCGAGCGACGACGCGAAGAAGAAGTTCGTGAACGACTTCGTCGCGGCGTGGGTCAAGGTGTCGGACCTGGACCGGTTCGACCTCGTCTGA
- a CDS encoding GlcG/HbpS family heme-binding protein: MPSRKKPAGRTRVLVGGAVLAVAGAGVVGTVAASAADSTGAAPATVAVRPGKLTESRHLTLDAATKAAQAAVDAAEKDGRQVSVAVVDRDGNTLVTLRGDGAGPQSYASAERKAFTAVSWNASTSELTKRLEQAPNLKDIPGTLFLAGGAPVTAQGAPVAGIGVAGAPSGDLDERYAQAGAAALGR, from the coding sequence ATGCCCAGCCGCAAGAAGCCGGCCGGCCGTACCCGCGTCCTGGTCGGCGGCGCCGTGCTCGCCGTCGCCGGTGCCGGTGTCGTCGGTACGGTCGCCGCCAGTGCCGCCGACTCCACGGGCGCGGCGCCCGCCACCGTGGCCGTCCGGCCCGGCAAGCTCACCGAGAGCAGGCACCTCACCCTCGACGCGGCCACGAAGGCGGCGCAGGCCGCGGTGGACGCCGCCGAGAAGGACGGCCGGCAGGTGTCGGTGGCCGTCGTCGACCGCGACGGCAACACCCTCGTCACCCTGCGCGGCGACGGGGCGGGACCGCAGTCGTACGCGTCCGCCGAGCGCAAGGCGTTCACCGCCGTGTCCTGGAACGCGTCCACGTCCGAGCTGACCAAGCGGCTGGAGCAGGCGCCGAACCTGAAGGACATCCCGGGCACGCTGTTCCTCGCGGGCGGCGCCCCGGTGACCGCCCAGGGCGCCCCGGTCGCGGGCATCGGCGTCGCGGGCGCCCCGTCCGGCGACCTGGACGAGAGGTACGCGCAGGCCGGGGCGGCGGCGCTGGGCCGCTGA